In the genome of Pseudomonas bubulae, one region contains:
- the tauA gene encoding taurine ABC transporter substrate-binding protein → MLKPLNKWIRRTVLLPLTALSLVATAHAQTVTIGVQSMFAPWKDAIAQKQFEQATGWDIQWRNFDSGGDVMMAMASGDVQIGVAGSSPIAAAVSRGVDAQLFWILDNIADAEALVVRNGSGIVAPQDLAGKTLAVPFVSTTHFHALFALEQFGLTGKVKVINLQPSDIPAAWERGDIDAAFIWDPALGRLKQSGHVLLTSGQLTDWGKATFDGLVVDKQFAAANGPGMQAFTQVLQDSTAGYVKAPKSWTADSPQVINVAKQSGAKPEEVPPVLALYQFPLASEQAGPTWLGGGAAKALAATAEFLKAQKKIPALLPDYSAAINPTFVQNAQ, encoded by the coding sequence ATGCTCAAGCCCCTGAACAAATGGATCCGTCGCACCGTCTTGTTGCCCCTTACCGCTCTGAGCCTGGTAGCCACTGCCCACGCTCAGACCGTGACCATCGGCGTGCAAAGCATGTTTGCGCCCTGGAAAGACGCCATCGCGCAAAAGCAGTTCGAGCAAGCTACCGGCTGGGATATCCAGTGGCGCAACTTCGACAGCGGCGGCGACGTGATGATGGCCATGGCCTCGGGCGATGTGCAGATCGGGGTCGCCGGCAGCAGCCCGATTGCCGCCGCCGTGAGCCGCGGTGTGGATGCGCAATTGTTCTGGATTCTGGACAACATTGCCGATGCCGAGGCGCTGGTGGTACGCAATGGCAGCGGTATCGTCGCGCCACAGGACCTGGCCGGCAAAACCCTCGCCGTACCCTTTGTCTCCACCACCCACTTTCACGCGTTGTTTGCCCTTGAGCAGTTTGGCCTGACCGGCAAGGTCAAGGTTATCAACCTGCAACCTTCGGATATCCCCGCAGCCTGGGAGCGCGGTGATATCGACGCGGCGTTTATCTGGGATCCGGCCCTGGGCCGTCTCAAGCAAAGCGGCCATGTGCTGTTGACTTCGGGCCAACTGACCGACTGGGGCAAGGCCACCTTCGACGGCCTGGTGGTAGATAAACAATTCGCTGCCGCCAACGGCCCCGGCATGCAGGCGTTCACCCAGGTGCTGCAAGACAGCACCGCGGGTTACGTCAAGGCGCCAAAATCCTGGACCGCCGACTCGCCGCAGGTCATCAACGTGGCCAAGCAGTCCGGGGCCAAACCTGAAGAAGTACCACCGGTGCTGGCGCTGTACCAGTTCCCGCTGGCCAGCGAACAGGCCGGCCCGACGTGGCTGGGCGGTGGCGCTGCCAAGGCACTGGCCGCCACCGCCGAGTTCTTGAAAGCTCAAAAGAAAATCCCGGCCTTGCTGCCTGACTACAGCGCGGCGATCAACCCGACGTTTGTGCAAAACGCCCAATAA
- a CDS encoding PLP-dependent aminotransferase family protein yields MLERYFRPFEAGRGLQEQLRESLLSAILDGAMPPGEPMPSSRKLCELLNVSRNTVVLVYEQLVQDGYLIPSDRRGFFINEKYLRQQLNVSLKPATQKIFERPDHAPDWEARLQSSSSQLRAIVKPRNWREYRYPFIYGQVEADEQTAARWRDCSRIASTGAHMRSWVDDQVMLDDPLLVEQIVQRVLPKRGISVSTQEVMITIGTQNSLYMLARLLGRPGLVMGLEDPGYVDARNIFSLSGCALKPLRIDRQGLVVNEQLADCEMVFCTPSHQSPTGVTMPLYRRLELMASARENDLLIIEDDYENEQNFLGSNHPALKSFDDSGRVIYLGSLTKSLLPGVRLGFIAADAELIHELRALRRYIYRHPPSNNQRTLALFLSMGHYDAHARRLRDRLARKWRVISRAMAEHLPQLNASGMAGGSSLWVSCPPDVDAWVLQRLVARRGVLIEPGDIHYLSEQRPLNCFRLGFGAIAEELIEPGIAALGEAWRELKAPHPIPLPLGEG; encoded by the coding sequence ATGTTGGAGCGTTATTTTCGACCCTTCGAAGCTGGCCGGGGCTTACAGGAGCAACTGCGCGAGAGCTTGCTCAGCGCGATTCTGGACGGTGCCATGCCGCCCGGTGAGCCGATGCCGTCATCGCGCAAGCTGTGTGAGCTGCTCAACGTGTCGCGTAATACTGTGGTGCTGGTGTATGAGCAGTTGGTGCAGGATGGTTATCTGATCCCATCGGACCGGCGCGGTTTCTTTATCAACGAGAAGTACCTGCGCCAGCAGCTCAATGTCAGCCTCAAACCCGCCACGCAAAAAATCTTTGAGCGCCCCGACCATGCACCGGACTGGGAGGCGCGCCTGCAAAGCAGTTCGTCGCAGTTGCGGGCCATCGTCAAGCCGCGTAACTGGCGTGAGTATCGCTACCCGTTCATCTATGGTCAGGTCGAGGCGGATGAGCAAACCGCTGCCCGCTGGCGCGACTGTTCGCGCATCGCCAGCACCGGCGCACATATGCGCAGTTGGGTCGATGATCAAGTGATGCTCGACGATCCGTTGTTGGTCGAACAGATCGTCCAGCGTGTGTTGCCCAAACGCGGGATCAGCGTGTCGACGCAGGAAGTGATGATCACCATCGGCACGCAGAATTCGCTGTATATGCTCGCCAGGCTGCTGGGCCGCCCGGGGCTGGTGATGGGGCTGGAGGATCCGGGCTATGTGGACGCGCGCAATATTTTCAGCCTGAGTGGCTGCGCGTTGAAACCGCTGCGCATTGATCGCCAGGGGCTGGTGGTCAATGAGCAACTGGCCGACTGCGAGATGGTGTTTTGCACGCCCAGCCATCAGTCGCCCACTGGCGTGACCATGCCGCTGTACCGACGCCTGGAGCTGATGGCCAGTGCCCGTGAAAATGACTTGTTGATCATTGAGGACGACTACGAAAACGAACAGAATTTTTTGGGCAGCAACCATCCGGCTTTGAAGAGTTTTGATGACAGCGGACGGGTGATCTATCTGGGCAGCTTGACCAAAAGCCTGCTGCCGGGGGTACGGTTGGGATTTATTGCCGCGGATGCCGAGCTGATCCATGAACTGCGGGCGCTGCGCCGTTACATCTACCGGCATCCGCCGTCGAACAACCAGCGTACGTTGGCGCTGTTTTTATCGATGGGCCATTACGATGCCCATGCCCGGCGGTTGCGCGATCGGCTGGCGCGCAAGTGGCGGGTGATCAGCCGGGCCATGGCCGAGCATTTGCCGCAACTCAATGCCAGCGGCATGGCGGGGGGCTCGTCGCTGTGGGTCAGTTGCCCGCCGGATGTGGATGCCTGGGTGTTGCAGCGGCTGGTGGCCAGGCGTGGTGTGTTGATTGAACCGGGGGATATTCATTACTTGAGCGAGCAGCGGCCGCTCAACTGCTTTCGTCTGGGCTTCGGGGCGATTGCCGAAGAACTGATCGAGCCGGGGATTGCGGCGCTGGGTGAGGCGTGGCGCGAGTTGAAAGCCCCTCACCCCATCCCTCTCCCTCTGGGAGAGGGCTAG
- a CDS encoding aminotransferase class III-fold pyridoxal phosphate-dependent enzyme, whose product MATNLNHQWMPFTDNREFHRAPQLFVRAEGVRYWNAEGRELLDGSSGLFCSAAGHGRTEIAEAVCKQLLTLDFTPHFQRASPLSFELAERLSDLLPAGLNKLFFTNSGSESVDSAMKIALAYHRARGEAQRTRFVSREWAYHGVNFGGVALSGMMRNRQAFATGGLPHVSHMRHTWQEDQRFQLGEPQQGADLASDLERIIAMHGGDSIAACFVEPIAGSIGVYVPPAGYLKRLRDICDKHGILLVFDEVITGFGRTGQAFAAQSFEVKPDLITMAKALTNGAIPMGAVAVDEAVYDTVINASKGGGPELFHGYTYSGHPVACAAALASLDIYRDEDLFAKGAKLAPYFLESLSGLRGLAQVSDLRGYGLLSGIQLTPGEAPGAKGARVQRALYDAGLHVKTTGDAIIFAPALVTGRADLDAMFEVLRETLGREIL is encoded by the coding sequence ATGGCGACGAATCTGAACCACCAATGGATGCCTTTTACCGACAACCGTGAGTTTCACCGCGCACCGCAGTTGTTCGTCCGCGCCGAGGGCGTTCGTTACTGGAATGCCGAGGGCCGCGAACTGCTCGATGGCAGCTCCGGGTTGTTTTGCAGCGCTGCCGGCCATGGCCGTACCGAGATCGCCGAGGCGGTGTGCAAGCAATTGCTGACCCTGGATTTCACCCCGCACTTTCAACGGGCTTCGCCGTTGTCTTTCGAGCTGGCGGAACGCTTGAGCGACTTGTTGCCTGCTGGCCTGAACAAACTGTTTTTCACCAACTCCGGCTCCGAGTCGGTGGACAGCGCGATGAAAATTGCCCTGGCCTATCACCGTGCCCGCGGCGAAGCCCAGCGCACCCGGTTTGTGTCCCGCGAGTGGGCTTATCACGGCGTCAACTTTGGCGGCGTGGCCCTGTCGGGGATGATGCGCAACCGCCAGGCCTTCGCCACCGGCGGCCTGCCCCACGTCAGCCATATGCGTCACACCTGGCAAGAGGACCAGCGCTTTCAGTTGGGCGAACCGCAGCAGGGCGCCGACCTGGCCAGCGACCTGGAGCGGATCATCGCCATGCATGGCGGCGACAGCATTGCTGCCTGCTTTGTGGAGCCGATTGCCGGTTCCATCGGCGTGTATGTGCCGCCTGCGGGCTACCTCAAGCGCCTGCGCGACATTTGTGACAAACATGGGATTTTGCTGGTGTTCGATGAAGTCATCACAGGTTTTGGCCGCACCGGCCAGGCGTTTGCAGCACAGAGCTTTGAGGTGAAGCCGGACCTCATCACCATGGCCAAGGCCCTGACCAATGGCGCAATCCCGATGGGTGCCGTGGCGGTGGACGAGGCGGTTTACGACACAGTGATCAATGCCAGCAAAGGTGGCGGCCCGGAACTGTTCCACGGTTATACCTACTCCGGGCACCCGGTGGCCTGTGCGGCGGCGCTGGCTTCGCTGGATATTTACCGGGATGAGGATTTGTTTGCCAAGGGCGCAAAACTGGCGCCGTATTTTCTGGAGTCCTTGAGCGGTTTGAGGGGGTTGGCACAGGTCAGTGATTTGCGCGGTTATGGTTTGCTCAGCGGGATTCAACTAACGCCCGGGGAAGCGCCGGGGGCCAAGGGCGCACGGGTGCAGAGGGCGCTGTATGACGCCGGGCTGCATGTTAAAACGACCGGGGATGCGATCATCTTTGCCCCGGCGCTGGTGACTGGGCGGGCGGATTTGGATGCGATGTTTGAAGTGTTGAGAGAGACGTTGGGGCGGGAGATTTTGTAA